A part of Gramella sp. MAR_2010_147 genomic DNA contains:
- the mutS gene encoding DNA mismatch repair protein MutS, with the protein MKQYNSIKLKYPDALLLFRVGDFYETFGEDAVKAARILNIVLTNRNNGGEKMELAGFPHHSLNTYLPKLVKAGQRVAICDQLEDPKMTKTIVKRGVTELVTPGVAMNDDILNSKSNNFLCAVHFGKKNLGVSFLDVSTGEFLCAQGNREYIDKLLQNFGPSEILVQKKYKKDFNDNFGKDLHCFYLDDWIFKTDYAEETLNGHFNTKSLKGFGIDHLEEGIIASGAVLYYLAETRHHRLQHITSINRIAEEQYVWMDRFTIRNLELYHSTSANAVTLLDVIDKTISPMGGRLLKRWLALPLKDAEMIEKRLQVVDFLIRNPETLANIQDQIREISDLERLISKVATQRISPREVNQLKNSMNAIVPVKELALKSDNEALRIIGDNLHSCDLLREKISESISEEAPVNIQKGNVIAKGFSKELDELRDIAFSGKDYLDNMIKRETETTGISSLKIGNNNVYGYYIEVRNTHKDKVPAEWTRKQTLVNAERYITEELKEYESKILGAEEKIQQLEQEIFGKLIAWMAEYIDPVQQNARLIARLDCLCSFAQQAQIENYSKPEITDSYGMDIEDGRHPVIEKQLPAGEVYVTNNLHLDREEQQVIMITGPNMSGKSAILRQTALIVLMAQMGSFVPARSAEIGLVDKIFTRVGASDNISMGESTFMVEMNETASILNNISDRSLVLLDEIGRGTSTYDGISIAWAISEYLHEHPAKPKTLFATHYHELNEMCETFDRIKNFNVSVKELKDNVLFLRKLVPGGSEHSFGIHVAKMAGMPQMVLHRANKILAKLEASHSMEDSGAVLKKSAEDEMQLSFFNLDDPLLEDLKQELLGIDIDTLTPVEALMKLNEIKRMLGKNNKQ; encoded by the coding sequence ATGAAACAGTACAATAGCATCAAGCTGAAATACCCTGATGCTTTATTGTTATTCAGAGTAGGGGATTTTTATGAAACTTTTGGAGAAGATGCCGTTAAAGCCGCCAGAATCCTGAATATCGTTCTAACCAATCGTAATAATGGAGGGGAGAAGATGGAACTGGCAGGATTTCCGCATCATTCATTAAATACTTATTTGCCAAAACTGGTGAAAGCGGGTCAAAGGGTTGCCATCTGTGATCAGCTGGAAGATCCTAAAATGACCAAGACCATCGTAAAACGTGGAGTGACTGAACTGGTGACGCCTGGTGTGGCCATGAATGATGATATCCTGAATAGTAAATCGAATAATTTTCTCTGCGCTGTTCACTTCGGAAAAAAGAATTTAGGAGTTTCCTTTTTAGACGTTTCTACTGGTGAATTTTTATGTGCCCAGGGAAACAGGGAGTATATAGATAAGCTTCTTCAGAATTTCGGACCCAGTGAGATCCTGGTTCAAAAAAAATACAAGAAGGATTTTAATGATAATTTCGGTAAAGATCTGCATTGTTTCTACCTCGATGACTGGATCTTTAAAACCGATTATGCTGAAGAAACCTTAAACGGCCATTTTAATACAAAGTCTCTTAAAGGTTTTGGGATAGATCATCTGGAAGAAGGTATTATCGCTTCGGGCGCGGTACTTTATTATCTGGCTGAAACCAGGCATCACCGTTTGCAACATATTACATCAATCAATCGGATCGCTGAGGAACAGTATGTCTGGATGGATCGCTTTACCATCAGAAACCTGGAATTATATCATTCAACTTCGGCCAATGCCGTGACCCTTTTAGATGTTATTGATAAGACGATTTCTCCCATGGGGGGGCGACTACTAAAACGTTGGTTAGCCTTGCCGCTCAAAGATGCTGAAATGATAGAAAAAAGGCTTCAGGTGGTTGACTTTCTTATCAGGAACCCGGAAACTTTAGCGAATATTCAGGATCAGATACGTGAAATTAGCGATCTTGAGAGGCTAATTTCAAAGGTAGCGACCCAAAGAATTAGTCCGCGGGAAGTGAATCAGCTTAAAAATTCAATGAATGCAATTGTGCCGGTAAAAGAACTGGCCTTGAAATCTGACAATGAAGCGCTGAGGATCATTGGTGATAATTTACATTCCTGTGATCTGCTTCGGGAAAAGATTTCAGAAAGTATCAGCGAGGAAGCACCGGTAAATATTCAGAAGGGAAATGTGATCGCCAAAGGTTTTTCAAAAGAACTTGATGAACTTAGAGACATCGCTTTTTCCGGGAAAGATTATCTGGACAATATGATAAAAAGGGAGACTGAAACCACGGGAATTTCTTCGCTCAAGATCGGGAACAATAATGTTTATGGGTATTATATAGAAGTGCGTAATACTCATAAAGATAAGGTTCCTGCAGAATGGACGCGTAAGCAAACCCTAGTTAATGCTGAAAGGTATATTACTGAGGAACTAAAAGAGTATGAATCCAAGATCCTTGGGGCCGAAGAAAAGATCCAGCAATTGGAGCAGGAGATATTTGGAAAGCTGATCGCGTGGATGGCGGAGTATATAGATCCTGTTCAGCAGAATGCGAGATTAATCGCCAGGCTGGATTGTCTATGTTCTTTTGCTCAGCAAGCCCAGATTGAAAATTATTCTAAACCTGAGATCACCGATTCGTATGGAATGGATATCGAAGATGGCAGGCATCCTGTGATCGAAAAGCAATTGCCCGCGGGAGAAGTTTATGTGACCAATAATCTTCATCTGGATAGGGAAGAGCAACAAGTAATTATGATCACCGGGCCTAATATGAGTGGTAAATCAGCGATCTTAAGACAAACGGCACTTATTGTGTTAATGGCACAAATGGGAAGTTTTGTTCCTGCAAGATCTGCTGAAATTGGCCTTGTAGATAAAATTTTTACCAGGGTAGGAGCCAGCGATAATATTTCTATGGGTGAATCTACTTTTATGGTAGAGATGAATGAAACTGCCAGCATCCTGAATAATATTTCAGATAGAAGTCTGGTACTTTTAGATGAAATTGGTCGTGGAACCAGTACTTATGATGGAATTTCCATAGCCTGGGCAATTAGCGAATATCTACATGAGCATCCTGCAAAACCAAAAACATTATTTGCCACGCACTATCATGAGTTAAATGAAATGTGTGAAACTTTTGACAGGATCAAAAATTTTAATGTTTCAGTAAAGGAGCTAAAGGATAATGTACTGTTTCTTCGGAAACTGGTACCGGGTGGTAGCGAGCATAGTTTTGGTATTCATGTAGCAAAGATGGCCGGAATGCCACAGATGGTTTTGCACAGGGCTAATAAGATCCTGGCAAAACTAGAAGCTTCCCATTCTATGGAAGATTCCGGAGCAGTATTAAAAAAATCTGCTGAAGATGAGATGCAATTAAGTTTCTTTAATCTGGATGATCCCTTACTGGAAGATCTGAAACAGGAATTACTGGGAATTGATATTGATACCTTAACTCCCGTGGAAGCTTTAATGAAACTGAATGAGATCAAGCGAATGCTAGGAAAGAACAATAAACAATGA
- a CDS encoding ABC transporter ATP-binding protein — MPRPKKSFETNNINFRESFSSLQFVPRFFKEIRSVNPFLFFANVSGRIMNAVLPVIMLWLGKLIIDEVVIQITADKKELDTLWLLVAAEFGLAIISDLLSRGISLSDALLGDQYAIDTSVKIIKKTSELNLDQLEDSEFYDKLERARQQTTGRVGLMSNILTQGEDVIVIISLLVGVVTFEPWLIILLVVSIIPTIINEIKFSGTSYSLARSWTQERRELDYLRYAGASDVTAKEVKLFGLSNYLADRFKGLSDKYYLQSKKLAKQRAGWGSMFNVIGTAAYYGAYIFIIFRTVAGVFSLGDLTFLSGSFNKLRSKLQGFFTRFTAITESALYLQDYFEFLDLTYTESVSDGKLDLPANIKMGFEFKNVGFKYPKSEKWVVRNINFELKAGEKLAFVGENGAGKTTLIKLLLQFYEPTEGEILLDGIPITNYDQAAYRQYFGVIFQDFVKFELTLRENIAMGEIGQIENQDRIDKAAEKSLAREVVLDLPLGYSQPLGKRFKHGKDLSGGQWQKIAIARAYMKDAEVLILDEPTSALDARAETEAFQRFIQLTEGKTAVIISHRFSTVRIADRIMVLKDGAVLEIGTHHELMENDKLYAELFNLQAAGYQ, encoded by the coding sequence TTGCCCAGACCAAAAAAATCATTCGAGACCAATAATATTAATTTTAGGGAGAGTTTTTCTTCTTTACAATTTGTTCCAAGATTCTTTAAAGAAATACGAAGCGTCAATCCATTTCTATTTTTCGCGAATGTTAGCGGACGTATTATGAATGCCGTACTTCCAGTGATCATGCTCTGGCTGGGAAAATTGATCATCGATGAAGTTGTGATCCAGATCACGGCAGATAAAAAAGAACTGGATACATTGTGGTTGCTGGTTGCTGCAGAATTTGGTCTTGCGATCATTTCAGATCTTCTAAGTAGGGGAATTAGTCTTAGTGATGCACTACTGGGTGATCAATACGCAATAGATACCTCTGTAAAGATCATTAAAAAGACTTCGGAATTAAACCTGGATCAGCTGGAAGATTCTGAATTTTACGACAAGCTGGAAAGAGCCAGGCAGCAAACTACCGGTAGAGTGGGTTTAATGTCTAATATTCTTACCCAGGGAGAAGATGTGATCGTGATTATTTCCCTGCTTGTTGGGGTGGTGACTTTTGAACCCTGGTTGATCATCCTTTTGGTTGTTTCTATTATTCCCACAATTATTAACGAGATCAAATTTAGTGGAACCAGTTATTCTTTGGCGAGAAGCTGGACGCAGGAACGCAGGGAACTCGATTATCTAAGGTATGCCGGTGCGAGTGATGTTACGGCCAAAGAGGTGAAATTATTCGGGTTATCAAACTATCTGGCAGACAGGTTTAAAGGACTTTCAGATAAATATTATTTACAAAGTAAAAAACTGGCGAAGCAACGGGCAGGATGGGGTTCTATGTTTAATGTTATTGGTACGGCTGCTTATTACGGCGCCTATATCTTTATAATTTTTAGAACGGTTGCCGGGGTCTTCAGCCTGGGAGATCTTACTTTTCTTTCCGGATCCTTTAATAAATTGAGGTCTAAACTCCAAGGTTTTTTTACTCGCTTCACGGCAATTACTGAAAGCGCCCTGTATCTTCAGGATTACTTTGAATTTCTCGATCTTACTTATACCGAAAGTGTTTCAGATGGGAAGCTTGATCTTCCAGCGAATATTAAAATGGGATTTGAATTTAAGAACGTTGGCTTTAAATATCCCAAATCTGAAAAATGGGTGGTGAGAAATATCAATTTTGAATTGAAAGCAGGAGAGAAGCTGGCATTTGTAGGAGAAAATGGAGCTGGTAAAACTACTCTTATAAAATTACTGCTTCAATTCTATGAGCCCACCGAAGGGGAAATTCTTCTTGACGGGATCCCAATTACCAACTATGATCAGGCAGCTTACAGGCAGTATTTTGGAGTGATATTTCAGGATTTTGTAAAGTTTGAATTAACGCTCCGGGAGAATATTGCCATGGGTGAGATCGGGCAGATCGAAAATCAGGATAGGATTGACAAAGCTGCTGAAAAAAGCCTGGCGCGTGAAGTAGTTTTAGACCTTCCTTTAGGCTACAGTCAGCCTTTAGGAAAACGATTCAAACATGGAAAAGATCTTTCCGGAGGCCAGTGGCAAAAGATCGCCATCGCCAGGGCTTATATGAAAGATGCTGAGGTTTTGATCCTTGATGAACCAACTTCGGCTTTAGATGCACGTGCAGAAACCGAGGCTTTTCAAAGGTTTATTCAACTTACCGAAGGCAAGACCGCGGTAATCATTTCCCATAGATTCAGCACCGTAAGAATTGCTGACAGGATTATGGTTTTGAAGGACGGCGCGGTACTTGAAATTGGAACGCATCATGAGCTCATGGAGAATGATAAGCTTTATGCCGAACTTTTTAATCTTCAGGCTGCGGGTTATCAATAA
- a CDS encoding Pycsar system effector family protein yields the protein MEKSEKKSSVHFKNKHTDDLIDHYWGSISYVSSLIKASEIKAGLILSFYGILLNFVYQNIALVLERFEDATVIYILLTLWFVCAVASIYYSIRCFMPRIESKYDKNIFFFGDVISKFGDIKEFSRTFFSISVDEDQLFDQLGQQIFINAKIANLKFRNVQKALKFLAIQFLMLLIIVLYYVIATFL from the coding sequence ATGGAGAAATCTGAGAAAAAATCTTCTGTTCATTTCAAGAACAAGCATACAGACGATCTAATTGATCATTATTGGGGGAGTATTAGTTACGTTTCCAGTTTAATTAAAGCTTCTGAAATTAAAGCCGGGCTTATTCTTTCATTTTATGGAATCCTGCTAAACTTTGTGTATCAAAATATAGCCCTGGTATTAGAGCGTTTTGAAGATGCTACTGTAATTTACATTTTATTGACTCTTTGGTTTGTTTGTGCTGTTGCATCCATTTATTATAGTATTAGATGTTTTATGCCCCGAATTGAATCTAAATATGATAAGAACATTTTCTTTTTTGGGGATGTGATTAGCAAATTTGGGGACATTAAAGAATTTTCCCGTACTTTTTTCTCTATTAGCGTAGATGAGGATCAGTTGTTCGATCAATTGGGACAACAAATATTTATCAATGCAAAGATTGCCAATCTTAAATTTAGAAATGTTCAGAAAGCCCTGAAATTTCTTGCGATTCAGTTTTTGATGCTCCTTATTATTGTTCTTTATTATGTAATAGCCACTTTTTTATAG
- a CDS encoding RNA methyltransferase yields the protein MEKRKLRNSELERKSIDEFKVAEKTPIIIILDNVRSLNNIGSVFRTADAFLIQKIYLCGITAQPPHKDIQKTALGATETVAWEYVNDSLELVGKLKADGIKVYAIEQAEGAVMLDKFIPESTNTLAVVFGNEVKGVQQQVVSASDGVIEIPQLGSKHSLNISVSTGVVLWDLFSKIKLKKS from the coding sequence ATGGAAAAGAGAAAATTGCGAAACAGTGAGTTGGAGAGAAAAAGTATAGATGAATTCAAAGTAGCTGAGAAAACACCGATTATCATTATCCTGGATAATGTGAGAAGTTTAAATAATATAGGCTCTGTTTTTCGCACGGCCGATGCTTTTCTCATTCAAAAAATATATCTCTGCGGAATCACGGCCCAGCCGCCACATAAGGATATTCAGAAAACTGCCCTTGGAGCTACAGAAACTGTTGCCTGGGAATATGTGAATGACAGCCTGGAATTAGTTGGAAAATTGAAAGCTGATGGCATAAAAGTCTATGCTATTGAACAGGCCGAAGGTGCCGTAATGCTTGATAAATTTATTCCTGAAAGCACAAATACTCTGGCAGTAGTTTTTGGAAATGAGGTTAAAGGGGTTCAGCAACAAGTAGTTTCAGCTAGTGACGGCGTAATTGAAATACCTCAACTTGGCAGTAAACATTCGCTAAATATATCAGTGAGTACCGGAGTGGTTTTATGGGATCTTTTTTCAAAAATAAAGCTCAAAAAATCTTAA
- the folK gene encoding 2-amino-4-hydroxy-6-hydroxymethyldihydropteridine diphosphokinase — translation MKSPKTVILALGSNLGDRSGYMQNALEKIHQNIGWVHDISKIYETPAWGFEGNSFLNACISVSTRLEAEEVLSELLAIENELGRERSDSENYQNRTIDLDILLFGEEIMETETLSIPHPGIPDRSFVLEPLNDIIPSEKHPVSGKKISQLLKDTTDTSEISLSTEELKRSVLHYNFPTCNYIAVEGNIGAGKTSFSTMISEDFNAKLILERFKDNPFLPKFYENKERYAFPLEMSFLADRYQQLSDDLAQYDLFKDFVISDYDVFKSLIFAKITLHEDEYSLYHKLFHLMYKELVKPELYIYLYQNTDRLLENIKKRGRDYEQNIQPEYLIDINNSYLNFIKSQSNMKVQIIDISGLDFVSNRKDYLWLLSEIDKALR, via the coding sequence TTGAAATCCCCTAAAACAGTAATACTAGCACTGGGAAGTAATCTTGGTGACCGATCTGGTTACATGCAAAATGCCCTTGAAAAAATACACCAGAATATTGGTTGGGTGCATGATATTTCTAAAATATATGAAACACCTGCCTGGGGTTTTGAGGGAAATTCGTTTTTAAATGCCTGTATTTCGGTTTCTACCAGACTGGAAGCTGAAGAAGTACTTTCAGAACTATTAGCTATTGAAAATGAATTGGGAAGAGAGCGATCTGATTCAGAAAATTATCAAAACAGGACGATAGATCTCGATATTCTGCTTTTTGGAGAAGAAATTATGGAGACTGAAACTCTTAGCATTCCGCATCCTGGAATTCCTGATAGAAGCTTTGTGTTGGAGCCATTAAATGATATTATTCCTTCTGAAAAACATCCGGTTTCAGGAAAAAAGATAAGTCAGTTACTAAAAGATACAACCGATACTTCTGAGATTTCACTTTCTACCGAAGAGCTTAAGAGGTCGGTTCTTCATTATAATTTTCCAACCTGTAATTATATCGCGGTAGAGGGAAATATCGGTGCAGGAAAGACCAGCTTCTCTACGATGATTTCTGAAGATTTTAATGCCAAATTGATCCTGGAACGATTTAAAGACAACCCTTTTCTTCCGAAGTTTTATGAAAATAAAGAGCGCTATGCTTTTCCGTTAGAAATGTCATTTTTGGCAGACCGCTATCAGCAACTATCAGATGATCTTGCGCAATACGATCTTTTTAAGGATTTTGTGATCTCAGATTATGATGTCTTCAAGTCGCTGATCTTTGCGAAGATCACCCTGCATGAAGATGAATACTCCTTGTATCACAAGCTTTTTCACTTAATGTACAAAGAACTGGTAAAACCTGAACTTTATATCTATCTATATCAAAATACTGATAGACTTCTTGAAAATATTAAAAAGCGAGGCCGGGATTATGAGCAGAATATCCAGCCGGAATATTTAATTGATATCAATAATAGTTATTTGAACTTTATAAAATCCCAGAGCAATATGAAGGTGCAGATCATAGATATTTCAGGGCTGGATTTTGTTTCTAATAGAAAAGACTATTTGTGGCTGCTTTCAGAAATTGACAAAGCGCTACGTTAA
- a CDS encoding queuosine precursor transporter has protein sequence MAKLTLKDKLKAQQIYMILSALFIASLVVSNLIFQKFFYWDFFGIYTFEISVGILPYPVTFLITDIISEIYGKKKANRVVTTGIFASFFSLLIIYAADAVPATDWSPINNSLFERVFGATAIAVFASMAAYLLAQYIDIQLFHFWKKLTKGKHLWLRNNFSTFLSQFVDTFSVLFLLCSFGKIDWELFGGLLLSGFLFKVLIAALDTPFLYAAVYGMRRSFKLKPAEELKFDAV, from the coding sequence TTGGCAAAACTTACCCTGAAAGATAAGCTTAAAGCTCAGCAAATTTATATGATCTTAAGCGCACTGTTTATCGCTTCACTGGTTGTTTCAAATCTTATCTTTCAAAAGTTCTTTTACTGGGATTTTTTCGGGATCTATACTTTTGAAATTTCTGTCGGGATTTTACCATATCCGGTTACTTTTTTAATAACTGATATTATCAGTGAGATTTATGGAAAGAAAAAAGCAAATCGGGTAGTTACCACGGGGATTTTTGCATCGTTCTTTTCTTTATTGATCATTTATGCGGCTGATGCGGTGCCTGCAACCGATTGGTCTCCAATTAACAATTCTTTGTTTGAAAGGGTTTTTGGGGCAACTGCTATCGCTGTTTTTGCATCTATGGCAGCTTACTTACTGGCACAATATATAGACATCCAGCTGTTTCATTTCTGGAAAAAACTTACTAAAGGCAAACACTTATGGCTAAGGAATAATTTCTCGACCTTCCTTTCGCAATTTGTAGATACCTTTTCGGTCTTATTTTTGCTTTGTAGCTTTGGTAAGATAGACTGGGAATTATTTGGCGGACTGTTACTTAGCGGATTTTTATTCAAAGTACTGATCGCTGCACTGGATACTCCGTTTCTATATGCCGCCGTTTACGGAATGAGAAGATCTTTCAAATTAAAACCTGCTGAAGAACTCAAATTTGACGCAGTTTAA